In Desulfobotulus mexicanus, a single window of DNA contains:
- a CDS encoding helix-turn-helix transcriptional regulator yields the protein MSSTMRQCLMLRMIPWHPKKIDTATIEYRLKENDIHIHRRTIQRDLEHLSTIFPLVCDDREKPYGWSWSAEAELFDIPQMDPLTAFSFRMMEEFLLSAMPPASLKALKPHFRHASKVLESIHADQLKSWPDKVKILSRSQPLTPPAIKSSVLDTVYECLMEGRKFSASYRRRGQSNAVSYTINPLGIVLLDRIIYLVCTMRDYNQMKDIRQLALHRFVSTEKMEEAGLVPDDFELQTYIDSGAFSYLKGEEPIELEILLDNPVAAHLYESPLSSDQIITEYDEHRVCIKATVLDTAQLRWWLLGFGEFVEVRKPDNLREEFRQKSARMHAMYRLI from the coding sequence ATGAGCAGCACAATGCGCCAATGCCTGATGCTTCGCATGATTCCCTGGCATCCGAAAAAAATAGACACCGCCACCATTGAATACCGCCTGAAAGAAAATGACATCCATATTCACAGGCGAACCATACAGCGGGATCTGGAACATCTTTCCACCATTTTTCCTCTGGTATGCGATGACAGGGAAAAACCCTACGGCTGGTCATGGTCTGCGGAAGCTGAACTTTTTGACATCCCGCAGATGGACCCGCTGACGGCCTTTTCCTTCCGCATGATGGAAGAATTTCTTCTGTCTGCCATGCCGCCCGCATCCCTTAAAGCCTTAAAACCCCATTTCCGCCATGCATCCAAGGTTCTGGAAAGTATCCATGCAGATCAACTGAAATCCTGGCCGGACAAGGTGAAAATCCTGAGCCGATCCCAGCCCCTGACACCGCCTGCCATCAAAAGCTCCGTTCTGGATACTGTGTACGAATGCCTCATGGAAGGAAGAAAATTTTCTGCCTCTTACAGGCGCAGGGGCCAGAGTAATGCTGTGAGCTACACCATCAATCCCTTGGGCATTGTACTGCTGGACCGCATCATTTATCTGGTCTGCACCATGCGGGATTATAATCAGATGAAGGACATCCGCCAGCTCGCCCTGCACCGCTTTGTCTCAACGGAAAAAATGGAAGAAGCAGGCCTTGTTCCTGATGATTTTGAACTGCAGACCTACATTGACAGCGGAGCATTCAGCTATCTCAAGGGCGAAGAACCCATAGAGCTTGAAATTCTGCTGGATAACCCCGTGGCAGCTCACCTTTATGAAAGCCCCCTCTCATCGGATCAGATCATCACAGAATATGATGAACACCGGGTATGCATAAAAGCCACTGTGCTGGATACGGCACAGCTTCGCTGGTGGCTTTTGGGTTTTGGTGAGTTTGTGGAGGTAAGAAAGCCTGATAATCTGAGGGAGGAGTTTCGGCAAAAAAGTGCTAGAATGCATGCCATGTATCGGCTCATATAA